In Fluviicola sp., the sequence GATTCCGGGAAAAAACTATTCATCGAACTGCAACCCGGAACTTATGAAGTAGAAGCAGGCAGAAAAGGCGAAAGATCCGATAAGCTGGTCGTGCAAGTGCAGGCCAATCAGCACGCACAGGTAAGTATTCAAATCGTGCCGGCCGGGTTAAAATCAAAGCACGTGCTGGATACGATGTAATTTTATTCCTTTTCAGGATGATTTCAATCATCTTTTCCAGCTTGCAAAATACCGTTATAACCCGTAACTTAACACTACAAGGTTCAGTTGTATGGAGTATATCGATTATTACAAAATTTTGGGCGTTGATAAAAACGCAAGCGCAGAGGATATCAAGAAAGCGTACCGGAAACTGGCACGGAAGCACCACCCGGATTTAAATCCGAATAACCCGGAAGCAAGTAAGTTGTTTCAGCAGATCAACGAAGCAAACGAAGTATTGAGCGATCCGGAGAACCGCAAAAAATACGATCAGTACGGAAAGGACTGGAAGCACGCCGATCAGTTTGAACAAGCACGCCAGCAGCAAAGATCATCCGGTTCTTACGGCCAGGGAAATCCGTTCGGTGATTCCGGAAACCCGTTTGGCAGCGATTATTTTACCTATGAAGAGGGCGGAGATTATTCCGATTTCTTTTCTTCCATCTTCGGAAATCGCGGCGGTGGTAGGCAAACCAAATTCAAGGGACAGGATTTCCGGGCAACAGTTCAGCTTTCCCTGACTGAAGCGGCCAAAACACATCAGCAGACTTTTACGGTGAACGGGAAAAATATCCGTATTACAGTTCCGGCAGGAATCGAGAACGGACAGGAAATCAAACTGGCCGGCCACGGTGCACCCGGTATGAACGGCGGACCAAACGGAGATTTGTACATCACATTTGAAATTCAAAATAATACGGCATTTACCCGTAAGGGAAACGACCTTTATACCGATGTGCCCCTGGACCTTTACAAAGCACTTCTGGGCGGAGAAGAACTGATCGACACGCTCGACGGGAAAGTGAAAATGAAAGTGGCTCCCGAAACACAGAACGGTACCAAAGTGCGCCTGAAGGGAAAAGGATTCCCGGTGTATAAAAAAGAAGGCACGTTCGGCGATTTGTATGTGACTTACCAACTGCAAATTCCTACCGGCCTTACAGCGAAAGAAAAAGAATTGATCGAACAGCTTGCCCGCGAGCGTAAAACGAATTAATATGGAAAAGGCAAATCACATAACCATTGAGCAATGCTGCGTGGTTTATAACATCGAACGCTCATTTGTACAAAAACTGGATGAGCACGGTCTGATTGAGTTGATTCGTACCGACGAAACGGTTTTCATTGCGTTTGAACAACTGGCCGACCTGGAGAAATACACGCACCTGTATTACGAACTGGAAATCAACCTCGAAGGTTTGGAAACGATCAAACACCTGCTTGACCGGGTTCATGCACTGCAACAGGAGGTAAACCGGCTGAAAGGCGAGGCCGGTTAATAAGGAGCATCCTGCATGTTGCGCGTCCGTTCTGATTTTTTGCCTAATTTTAATACACTCTAAGACACATTTTAGATATACCCAATGATGATACAAACCAAACTCCGTTTCGTACGGATCCATAAATTATATCTGTTCATCGGGATAAGTATGCTGATTTGCATCTTGTCCGGCCAAGCAATGGCACAAAAAAATACCGATGAGAAAAAATTCGACAGTATTTACTTCACCACAGCCGTAAACATTGCAGCCAAAGACATCAATAAAGCCATTCATATTGCGGACTCCCTCTACCGGAATTCGAAGCAGGAAATTCACCGGTTGAAAGCATTGATGCTCTCTTCTTCCCTGTTCCAGCAAAAGGGTGATATCAAAAAATCCGTTCAATTCGCCGTAAAAGCAGACAAGATCGCTGTAAAATACGATTATTACGATTGGGAAGCCAGAATTGCCGGGTTCCTGTCTACTCAGTACCGGATCATGGGACTATATGAAGAAGGAGAGGAATACCTGGAAAAAGGGAAAACCGTCAGCCTCAAAATAGAAAACGACCAGATGAAGAAGCTTTATCTCGGACTGATTTACCAGGAAACCGCCTATTACGAAATCGAATACAAAAACTTCAAAAAAGCTTACAAAGCGGCAAAGCAGGCCGACACCTATTTTAATCAATTGGTTTACAACGAACAGGATAAAACCTATTTTTTAGCTACCAATGAACAGTTGCTCGGACGCATTTGCATCGGGCTGAAAAAATGGGATGAGGCGCTGGTACACTATAACAATTCTCAGGAGCAACTAACACAGGTCACGCAGGAAAATGCCATGCTGAGCGGGTTTATCTACAGCGGATTGGGACGCATTTACCTGGAGAAGAACAACAAAGAAGCCTCCTTTGAAAACCTGCAGAAAGCCGAGGAAATTGTTGAGAAATCCGATTATCTGGAATTGAAAATTGAAGTGTATCAAACACTGGCAGATTATTACAAACTTTCGGAAGACATTCAAAAATACTCCAAATACAACGACAAATATGTTCATGCACTGGAGCTGAGTGAAAAAAAGAAGAAAGAATCCATTGCTGATTTTGTAAGCACCACGAAGTCCAAAGGCAGAGACCTGGCTCAAAACAGGAACGTATTGCTGATCGTTTCAATCGGGCTGTGCCTGGTGATCGTAGGGATTTTTATCTGGCACCGGAGAAGCAGAAAACGCGAACGTGCACGTTTCAGGGAAGTAATGAACCGCATGAGACAGGAACGCCTGGAAAATGAACAGGAGAAAACAGTTATGGAGCCGGAAAAAAGAGACCCGAACCGCAAGATCATGTCGGATGCTATGGAAACCAAAATCATCAATGACCTGAAAGAATTTGAACGGGGAAGTAAGTTCACAGACAAACAAATCTCGCTTCCCATGCTTGCCGGAATGCTCAATACAAACACCAAATACCTTTCTCACGTTCTGAATACCTACCTGAACAAGGATTTCAACTCGTATATCAATGAGCTGCGTATTAAATACATTATCGAGAAGATCGAAACCAATGAGAAATTCAAAAATTACAAGCTCAGTGTGCTTGCAGATGAATGCGGCTTCTCCTCTCACAGTAAATTCTCAGCCGTCTTCAAAGCTGTAACAGGATTTCCTCCTTCTACGTTCCTGGCTTATTTGAAAGAAAGACAGTAAAAACACAGGAAAACTATCCTAATCGTTGCTTAGCACAAAACGGGTGTTATTTCCCACAAAACCCGAAATATAGGGACAAGTTGCGCAAATACATGCTTCCGACGTGGCAGACACTCGCCTTTTTATCAAAATCAATAGTTATACATCTGCGCAAATCCGCGATATCCGCGTGCTTTTCTTACTATTCAGCTTCCTGACCACTCCCATTTAATTACTATCTGAATAGTTGCATCAAAATAAGATGTCTTTTTTACCTGTATAAATACATAATTCCCGAACTTTTTTCGAGTCGTTTCAGATCATTTTCCATGCGCAAATACCGTTTTAGCAGGATGAGAAGTGCTTTTTTACGAATCAGCGCACTAATTGTTTTCAACTAACTGAATATCAATTTATTTAAACTGAATTTACACTGTTTAAATTCCCGAATACAGATACCCTTTTGCTATTAAATGGCATCTGTCCCGAGGTATATTCGCACCGAATTTTTCAGTTTTTAACTCATTATTTTACTCTATGAAAAGACTATTCACCCTATTGGGTTTTTCCTGGATGTGCTTATTAGTCCACGGAAGCCCACTACACGTTTCGTGTGACGAGGATGTCAGTGTCCTGCAAAGTCATTACTCAATCAGTTTCGGCGACGCCATTGAAACAGGAGTTGCCACAGAACTTCCCCTATCCATTTCCTGGAAAGTTGCTCCTCAGACAGGAGTCAGCAAAACATCCGGTACAGGAAAATCCACCGGGAAACTGGTTTTCTCCACGCCTGGAACATACGAAGTCACCTTCGTGATTCCTGCTCATGGAGATCATCCGGGAAAAACAGAAACAGTAACTGTAGCAGTTAGCAGTGTTCAGATGATCTTTGATTTGAA encodes:
- a CDS encoding chaperone modulator CbpM, which codes for MEKANHITIEQCCVVYNIERSFVQKLDEHGLIELIRTDETVFIAFEQLADLEKYTHLYYELEINLEGLETIKHLLDRVHALQQEVNRLKGEAG
- a CDS encoding helix-turn-helix domain-containing protein; its protein translation is MAQKNTDEKKFDSIYFTTAVNIAAKDINKAIHIADSLYRNSKQEIHRLKALMLSSSLFQQKGDIKKSVQFAVKADKIAVKYDYYDWEARIAGFLSTQYRIMGLYEEGEEYLEKGKTVSLKIENDQMKKLYLGLIYQETAYYEIEYKNFKKAYKAAKQADTYFNQLVYNEQDKTYFLATNEQLLGRICIGLKKWDEALVHYNNSQEQLTQVTQENAMLSGFIYSGLGRIYLEKNNKEASFENLQKAEEIVEKSDYLELKIEVYQTLADYYKLSEDIQKYSKYNDKYVHALELSEKKKKESIADFVSTTKSKGRDLAQNRNVLLIVSIGLCLVIVGIFIWHRRSRKRERARFREVMNRMRQERLENEQEKTVMEPEKRDPNRKIMSDAMETKIINDLKEFERGSKFTDKQISLPMLAGMLNTNTKYLSHVLNTYLNKDFNSYINELRIKYIIEKIETNEKFKNYKLSVLADECGFSSHSKFSAVFKAVTGFPPSTFLAYLKERQ
- a CDS encoding DnaJ C-terminal domain-containing protein — its product is MEYIDYYKILGVDKNASAEDIKKAYRKLARKHHPDLNPNNPEASKLFQQINEANEVLSDPENRKKYDQYGKDWKHADQFEQARQQQRSSGSYGQGNPFGDSGNPFGSDYFTYEEGGDYSDFFSSIFGNRGGGRQTKFKGQDFRATVQLSLTEAAKTHQQTFTVNGKNIRITVPAGIENGQEIKLAGHGAPGMNGGPNGDLYITFEIQNNTAFTRKGNDLYTDVPLDLYKALLGGEELIDTLDGKVKMKVAPETQNGTKVRLKGKGFPVYKKEGTFGDLYVTYQLQIPTGLTAKEKELIEQLARERKTN